A single window of Hippocampus zosterae strain Florida chromosome 15, ASM2543408v3, whole genome shotgun sequence DNA harbors:
- the LOC127616393 gene encoding nucleoprotein TPR-like isoform X1, giving the protein MAAALLRVLERAELNKLTKGVQNKLEKFVTELQNANEALRTQQERFKADSEQQYFDIDKKLGESQEQILSATRDLQTLKEENKKLNEELSALKGIDADTPEDKTQQQQYKSKYEIEAEKKELARLLEKRTQEVENLTEDVKRLNEKLMETNKVKMELQLKLDEIQSSEASVQHREKRMEQEKELLDQKIEWLSAELKTKTEELLSSNRETGKEILELRSSLKSETEQVTRLESQLGSLKQSNENQHERAEDLNNKLKQAKDELSAMEEKYRNELNAHIKLSSLYKGVAAEMETKNQELNRAVEELGKLVKNTAEANKMLEKKASDAYEQKAHLEAELQEKIKKMEKDLENSVTKASGKYCCAPSLTEEQLESMCPSAAAIAAIVKPGMKFFDLYNAYSECEIRLQLEKQETRRVSKVLDEVIQEVESKAPVLKRQREEYETMQNSMASLWNKLEQARTEIYRLQKEKDEAKQQCDNLEKDKLRTERLLDDTSTQVCALLVELEEARGHQVTKDDGGSSNISGQVIRPQQISFRSVEELQTQNRSLLERLRKLEEENTMQQAHATSTRISELEAAVDKLQKEAEQLKEQRNQQKQLADSNARQRDMYKALLTQSTGGLNLPSQDFSPPAPTRLLAPVTRSTPQRAAAESAQTAQAKAALKQLHDAFTLYKKEKAENDRMLNDSHDRLERQLTEVRSSNARLTSQVEFSNKRYEMLQETVTAFRRENTALQDRNQKMSETVIRYEHIIHTMTQDLRQANEKLALEEVRVENLTKERDLLKQAESRLNREKEVMLAEQRNQNLLLTNLKTIQLTMEHTDADIRHRLNTKIENLETELASMKTRLEQEVAQRHTLGRNMDAQLVEAKKQLQTQNTLQQKTRELLKNSEQQVAELKAQLGSVSSEGTSTPVTRAATLRTPVRVRSPVQTTQQPSLSELAEVKSNLNAAEEQNSKLTEQLTNANATVEQYRAVVLTLEDSLKNEKELRFPVEMRLKESEDIQKQLENRILEVEKKNQQTQEERRKALDTLEKQVSDLQRSLKASQAEQQDALERAARAVVLEQNAIQESLLQTKQAGEAQAKYERELMLHAADVEVLKELKKALHQEAERKREIEEQLNKSNSLLEEKTTGWTTLEKQLKDELARQSLRGEELGRQNALLHQQMDEMAARSRQPQHQLDFSFDEEGKTLEQIQEILRFVRKEKEIAVAQGEASEGEALRYKQRMEHQNRELKELQEALNAEREKLQAATKTLAQKEVQLNNMGDVNTLQETNKMLKMDREQLEQELQQAQAKVKKLESNISPLHESLHHLSDRNGSLQADKRLLEEDIKHLKAKVQQLVSQQKDGDVQEKQKVTAEREAQQKRISQLVEETAKLKTELARSSTSTNSAQSQAKSLRESVTRLTAERDALKKEVGTKNNDIIEKNKTISQVKKIGRRYKTQYEELKAQHDKLVEETSAKTQGETSPVQQELTKSQEELNKVKEELASLKESMQEAKNSKQELQNTQKENQQTKEKLQEIQNQLTLNQNQLTQTQAQLSQTQTQLQQSQKELQQAKTLTQQTQNQLKSAQCQAQARQSQIQRMQKELLQTKDTLQQNLTNHKKLQETHQQEINNLKSSLSQAESQVSQLQGQVDTLHKMMSAEQAENKRLQEQLQEVKQANEALIATQTIPDQNLSIHASDDHPATDANQPFQVELERLRQELSVSKNKEEKLRQQMADKEMKTKKAFVGAKAKINQLNSAKDNLSKEVEDLKQCKEELEVRMNAMKSQYEGRLLRLDRELRETQTHSEPREESQDQTGSKVGDQNRSGDQRQLSLKSPAQDRSSSSLSEPPTANIRPTPSAPSPSNKPSPSPASKSTPRASIRPMVTPATVPVPTPTATVMPTTQTESQEVLMTTGAAAHTVISSLSAPASIMQTSGTQATAFVQPTQQQQQAASPDVGSSVDTERPSTSSAIGGAPSSKRSREDDLEEDDIKPESSQAHSTAKKLRLRQTLGLQMEGDEEIEDLREEDERQDSPDNSQELPDDFPVIPDDDDIEAEGMSQSVPSDRTSPQESGLTREVIVIDTDSESRESRGEKPETTGAEEEEEEGEEEEGEEEEDEEEEEEEEEEEEYKAEGAEEEEEDDDDDEEEEGDDASSAVMKREEESSEEDGNAEEDGEQPTGAEEDLSQGAPEPSRGSDAGSTGEAEAQREAVHVPPTSSPSTPSPSTSSLTLRLPQPRRPPHSLPPRLYIQPPASELGPPHTQRQSSQLRRPSVGRGPQLTPGIGSMQHFFDDDDRMVPSTPTLVVPHRTDGFAEAIHSPQVAGLSTRFRFGPPEDLLPQTTASHSDLGQLASQGGLGMYESPLFLAAHDEDGGGRSVPTTPLQVAAPVTVFTESLPSDSGDNMASQSVPMVTASTGMSTPGDDGDEVFMEQEEGPSAEASLDSRADMETAGQQSEDASLPSTSQDADSSTIFNTLCNSGGVTQRRVVTTQPVMSTPLGRGSRGRGEGRVLISRRGTLGRSRGGVGRGSSI; this is encoded by the exons ATGGCAGCCGCCCTGTTGCGAGTTCTGGAGCGGGCGGAGTTGAATAAGCTCACTAAAGGTGTCCAAAATAAACTGGAGAAGTTTGTAACGGAGCTCCAGAATGCTAACGAGGCTCTCAGGACCCAACAGGAGAGATTCAAAGCGGACAGTG AACAGCAGTACTTTGACATCGATAAGAAACTTGGGGAGAGTCAAGAACAGATCTTGTCTGCAACTCGAGACCTGCAGACACTCaaggaggaaaataaaaaactaa ATGAAGAGTTGAGTGCTCTGAAGGGAATTGACGCAGACACTCCTGAGGATAAAACTCAGCAGCAG CAGTACAAGTCAAAGTATGAGATTgaggcggaaaaaaaagaactggcgCGGCTGCTGGAGAAGAGAACGCAAGAGGTGGAGAACCTGACTG aAGATGTAAAGCGCCTGAATGAGAAACTGATGGAGACCAACAAAGTCAAGATGGAGTTGCAGTTGAAACTGGATGAGATCCAATCCTCTGAGGCCTCTGTGCAG CACCGGGAGAAGCGCATGGAGCAGGAAAAAGAACTGCTAGATCAGAAAATTGAGTGGTTATCTGCAGAACTGAAGACCAAAACTGAGGAATTGCTGAGCAGTAACAGAGAGACGGGCAAAGAAATCCTGGAGCTGCGGAGTAGCCTGAAAAGCGAGACTGAACAG GTGACCAGACTGGAAAGTCAACTCGGTTCTCTGAAGCAGTCCAATGAAAACCAACATGAACGAGCCGAAGACCTCAATAACAAACTGAAACAG GCTAAGGATGAACTGAGTGCCATGGAGGAGAAATACCGGAATGAGCTCAATGCCCATATCAAGTTGTCTTCTCTCTACAAG GGTGTAGCAGCAGAGATGGAAACTAAGAATCAAGAGCTGAACAGAGCAGTAGAAGAACTCGGCAAATTGGTGAAAAACACTGCTGAAG CTAACAAAATGCTGGAAAAGAAGGCGTCTGATGCATATGAGCAAAAGGCCCATTTGGAGGCCGAGCTTCAAGAGAAGATcaagaaaatggagaaagacTTGGAAAATTCTGTGACGAAGGCCTCCGGCAAATACTGTT GTGCGCCCTCATTGACTGAGGAGCAGCTGGAGTCCATGTGTCCATCTGCAGCCGCCATTGCTGCCATCGTTAAGCCTGGAATGAAATTCTTTGAC CTGTATAATGCATATTCCGAGTGTGAAATTCGGCTGCAACTGGAGAAGCAGGAGACCAGAAGGGTGAGCAAAGTGTTGGATGAGGTCATCCAGGAGGTGGAATCCAAAGCGCCTGTCCTCAAACGTCAACGGGAGGAGTACGAAACCATGCAGAATTCAATGGCCTCCCTGTGGAATAAACTGGAACAGGCTCGAACG GAGATCTACCGTTTACAGAAAGAGAAGGACGAGGCCAAGCAACAGTGTGACAATTTGGAGAAGGACAAGCTGAGGACAGAAAGACTGCTGGATGATACATCCACCCAA GTGTGTGCACTGCTAGTTGAACTTGAAGAAGCCCGAGGTCATCAGGTGACCAAAGACGATGGCGGTTCCTCGAATATTTCCGGCCAGGTCATCAGGCCGCAACAGATTTCCTTCCGCAGCGTGGAGGAGCTCCAGACGCAAAACAGAAGCCTGCTGGAAAGGCTGAGGAAGCTCGAGGAAGAGAACACAATGCAGCAAGCCCATGCAACATCTACACG TATCTCAGAGTTGGAGGCCGCTGTGGATAAACTTCAGAAGGAGGCAGAGCAGCTGAAAGAGCAGCGGAACCAACAGAAGCAACTTGCAGACTCCAACGCTAGGCAGAGAGACATGTACAAAGCCCTGCTAACGCAGAGCACCGGCGGCTTGAACCTGCCCTCTCAAG ATTTTTCGCCCCCTGCACCCACTCGGCTGTTAGCCCCAGTAACTCGGTCAACGCCTCAGAGAGCCGCTGCTGAGTCTGCACAAACCGCCCAGGCTAAAGCCGCATTAAAGCAG CTACATGATGCCTTCACCTTGTATAAGAAAGAGAAGGCAGAGAACGACAGAATGTTGAATGACTCTCATGACAGACTGGAGCGTCAGCTGACAGAGGTTCGCTCCAGTAATGCCAGACTGACTTCTCAAGTGGAGTTCAGCAACAAGAG GTATGAGATGCTCCAAGAGACCGTCACGGCGTTTCGTAGAGAGAACACAGCTCTCCAGGACAGGAACCAAAAAATGTCTGAGACAGTCATACGATATGAGCACATCATTCACACTATGACCCAGGACCTGCGGCAAGCTAATGAAAAACTGGCTCTTGAGGAG GTGCGTGTAGAGAACTTGACTAAAGAGAGAGACCTCTTAAAACAAGCAGAGAGTCGACTCAATCGAGAGAAAGAGGTCATGCTGGCAGAGCAACGGAACCAAAACCTACTACTCACCAACCTCAAGACCATACAG TTAACGATGGAACATACAGACGCAGATATCCGTCACCGACTCAACACTAAGATTGAGAATCTGGAAACAGAACTGGCCTCAATGAAGACTCGGCTGGAGCAGGAAGTAGCTCAGAGACATACCCTTGGACGCAATATGGAT GCTCAGTTGGTTGAAGCTAAAAAACAACTTCAGACTCAAAACACCTTGCAGCAGAAGACAAGAGAGTTGTTGAAGAATTCTGAGCAGCAGGTGGCGGAGCTGAAAGCTCAACTGGGTTCCGTCTCATCTGAGGGTACGAGCACTCCAGTAACCAGGGCAGCAACTCTTAGAACACCCGTCAGAG TGCGCTCTCCGGTTCAAACCACTCAGCAGCCCAGCCTGTCCGAGCTGGCAGAAGTCAAAAGTAATCTAAATGCTGCAGAGGAACAGAACAGCAAACTAACCGAGCAGCTGACAAATGCTAATGCCACTGTTGAGCAGTATAGGGCTGTGGTCCTGACTTTGGAAGACAGTCTGAAGAATGAGAAAGAG CTACGTTTTCCTGTTGAGATGAGACTCAAGGAATCGGAAGACATCCAGAAGCAGCTGGAAAACAGAATTTTAGAGGTGGAGAAGAAAAATCAGCAAACGcaagaggagaggaggaaggCTTTGGACACACTTGAGAAACAG GTGAGTGACCTGCAGCGCAGTTTAAAGGCCAGCCAAGCAGAGCAGCAGGATGCCCTGGAGAGAGCCGCTCGAGCTGTCGTTCTGGAGCAGAATGCCATACAGGAGAGCCTGCTTCAG ACCAAGCAAGCTGGTGAGGCTCAGGCTAAGTACGAGCGAGAGCTGATGCTTCATGCCGCAGATGTGGAAGTCCTCAAGGAGTTAAAGAAAGCATTGCACCAAGAGGCGGAACGGAAGAGAGAGATTGAAGAGCAACTGAACAAGTCCAACTCACTCTTAGAGGAAAAAACGACAGGCTGGACAACTTTGGAGAAGCAGCTGAAG GATGAATTGGCTCGTCAAAGTTTGCGTGGTGAAGAGCTAGGAAGGCAGAACGCTCTCCTGCACCAACAAATGGATGAAATGGCCGCAAGGAGTCGTCAACCGCAGCATCAGCTTGACTTTTCATTCGATGAGGAAGGGAAGACGCTTGAACAGATTCAAGAAATACTCAG GTTTGTACGGAAAGAGAAGGAGATTGCCGTGGCCCAAGGCGAGGCCTCTGAAGGCGAAGCTCTCCGCTATAAACAGCGAATGGAACACCAAAACCGGGAACTTAAGGAGCTTCAGGAAGCTCTGAACGCTGAGAGAGAGAAGCTGCAG GCCGCGACGAAGACCCTGGCTCAAAAAGAGGTTCAGCTGAACAACATGGGCGATGTCAACACTCTCCAAGAGACCAACAAGATGCTGAAAATGGACCGAGAGCAATTGGAACAGGAGCTACAGCAAGCACAGGCAAAA GTAAAGAAGCTGGAGTCCAACATTAGCCCCCTCCATGAGTCATTGCATCATCTCTCTGACAGAAACGGTTCCCTGCAGGCTGACAAAAGGTTGTTAGAAGAAGACATAAAACACTTGAAAGCCAAAGTACAG CAACTTGTTAGCCAGCAGAAAGATGGCGatgttcaagaaaaacaaaaagtcaccgCCGAGAGAGAAGCACAGCAGAAGCGTATCTCCCAGCTGGTTGAAGAGACAGCCAAGCTGAAGACTGAGCTGgccag ATCCAGCACCAGCACGAACTCGGCGCAGTCTCAAGCGAAAAGCCTGAGAGAGTCTGTGACCCGCCTAACAGCAGAGAGAGACGCACTGAAGAAAGAAGtgggaacaaaaaacaatgacattatTGAGAAAAACAAGACCATCTCGCAGGTGAAAAAGATCGGGCGCCGCTACAAGACGCAGTATGAAGAGCTCAAAGCCCAGCACGATAAG CTGGTCGAGGAGACTTCGGCTAAAACGCAAGGCGAAACAAGTCCGGTGCAGCAGGAGCTCACGAAAAGTCAAGAGGAACTCAACAAGGTCAAAGAGGAGCTTGCCTCATTGAAAGAGTCCATGCAGGAA GCCAAAAACTCCAAGCAAGAGCTTCAAAATACCCAAAAGGAAAACCAACAGACCAAGGAAAAGTTACAGGAGATCCAAAACCAGTTGACGCTGAACCAGAATCAGCTGACACAG ACTCAAGCCCAGTTGTCTCAAACCCAGACACAGTTGCAGCAGAGTCAGAAAGAGCTTCAACAAGCAAAGACCCTCACGCAGCAG ACACAGAACCAACTGAAATCGGCTCAATGTCAGGCTCAGGCCCGTCAAAGCCAGATTCAGCGGATGCAGAAGGAGCTCCTTCAGACTAAAGACACTCTGCAGCAAAACCTTACCAATCATAAAAAACTCCAGGAGACCCACCAGCAGGAGATAAACAATCTTAAAAGCTCTTTGAGCCAAGCAGAGAGTCAG GTGTCTCAGCTGCAAGGCCAGGTGGACACTCTGCATAAG ATGATGTCTGCTGAACAAGCAGAAAATAAGCGCCTTCAAGAACAGCTACAGGAAGTCAAGCAAGCCAATGAAGCTCTCATAGCGACGCAGACCATCCCGGACCAAAACTTGTCGATCCACGCCAGTGATGATCATCCCGCAACGGACGCAAATCAGCCATTCCAAGTGGAGCTTGAACGACTCCGACAGGAG CTGTCTGTAAGCAAGAACAAGGAAGAGAAGCTCAGACAACAGATGGCTGACAAAGAGATGAAGACTAAGAAAGCCTTTGTCGGAGCCAAGGCGAAAATCAACCAGCTGAATT cTGCAAAAGATAATCTGAGCAAAGAGGTTGAAGACCTCAAGCAGTGTAAGGAGGAACTGGAGGTGAGGATGAACGCCATGAAGTCACAGTATGAAGGAAGACTTCTGCGGCTTGACAGAGAACTGCGGGAGACTCAAACTCACTCCGAGCCCAGAGAGGAATCTCAGGACCAGACTGGGTCGAAG GTGGGTGATCAGAACAGATCTGGAGACCAGAGGCAGCTCTCTTTGAAGAGTCCAGCCCAGGATCGGAGCAG CTCGAGCCTGTCCGAACCGCCGACCGCCAATATCCGCCCCACCCCGAGTGCTCCATCTCCGAGCAACAAACCGAGCCCTTCACCTGCTAGCAAGTCAACGCCCCGTGCCAGTATCAGACCTATGGTTACCCCGGCAACCGTCCCCGTGCCAACGCCCACCGCCACCGTTATGCCAACCACACAGACTGAAAGCCAAGagg TGTTGATGACTACGGGAGCCGCTGCCCACACGGTCATCTCCAGTCTCAGCGCACCCGCATCCATAATGCAAACGAGCGGCACGCAGGCCACGGCATTTGTCCAGCCcactcagcagcagcagcaagcggCATCTCCGGATGTAGGCAGCAGCGTAGATACAGAACGGCCGTCGACATCCTCTGCCATCGGCGGAGCAC CGAGTTCAAAGCGAAGTAGAGAGGACGATCTTGAGGAAGATGACATCAAACCAGAGAGTTCCCAGGCCCATTCGACTGCCAAAAAGCTGCGACTGAGACAAACTCTTGGCCTGCAG ATGGAAGGTGATGAGGAGATAGAAGATCTACGGGAGGAAGATGAAAGACAAGATTCACCCGACAACAGTCAG GAGCTTCCAGACGATTTTCCTGTCATCCCCGATGATGACGACATAGAGGCGGAAGGCATGTCCCAGTCGGTCCCTTCAGATCGGACGTCCCCTCAGGAGTCAGGTCTGACTCGTGAAGTGATTGTTATCGACACAGACAGCGAAAGCCGTGAGAGCAGAGGAGAGAAACCGGAGACCACCggtgcggaggaggaggaggaggagggtgaagaagaagaaggggaggaggaagaggatgaggaggaggaggaggaggaggaggaggaagaggag TATAAGGCGGAGggggcagaggaggaggaagaagatgatgatgatgatgaggaggaggaaggcgaTGATGCAAGTAGCGCCGTTATGAAGAGAGAAGAGGAAAGCAGCGAGGAAGATGGCAATGCCGAAGAAGACGGAGAGCAGCCCACCGGCGCTGAGGAGGATCTTTCCCAGGGTGCCCCTGAGCCGTCCCGCGGCA GTGACGCCGGCAGCACCGGCGAGGCGGAAGCCCAGAGGGAGGCCGTGCACGTCCCCCCGACGTCCTCCCCGTCCACGCCCTCCCCTTCCACTTCTTCCCTTACGCTCCGCCTACCCCAACCCCGAAGGCCCCCGCACTCCCTCCCCCCACGACTATACATCCAACCCCCAGCTTCAGAGCTCGGCCCCCCTCATACGCAG AGACAGTCCTCCCAACTTCGACGACCATCAGTAGGTCGAGGACCACAGCTGACGCCAGGGATAGGCAGTATG CAACATTTCTTCGACGATGATGACAGGATGGTTCCAAGTACTCCGACTCTGGTCGTGCCCCACCGTACTGATGGCTTTGCTGAAGCTATCCA CTCTCCTCAGGTTGCAGGTCTGTCCACCAGGTTTAGATTTGGACCTCCCGAAGACCTGCTCCCTCAGACTACGGCATCGCACTCGGACCTGGGGCAGCTGGCCTCTCAAGGAG GTCTGGGCATGTACGAGTCCCCGCTGTTCCTGGCTGCTCATGATGAGGACGGAGGAGGAAGAAGCGTCCCCACGACCCCTTTGCAGGTGGCCGCACCCG TGACGGTCTTTACGGAGTCTCTGCCCTCAGACAGTGGCGACAACATGGCGTCCCAGTCTGTTCCCATGGTAACTGCCTCGACTGGGATGTCCACACCGGGCGACGATGGAGACGAGGTGTTCATGGAACAAGAAGAAGG TCCATCCGCCGAGGCTTCTTTGGACAGCCGCGCCGACATGGAGACTGCGGGACAGCAAAGTGAAGATGCGTCACTTCCGTCCACCAGTCAAGACGCAGACTCCTCCACAATTTTCAACACCTTGTGCA ACAGCGGCGGCGTCACTCAGAGGCGCGTGGTGACCACTCAACCTGTGATGAGCACCCCGCTAGGCAGAGGAAGCAGAGGAAGGGGCGAAGGACGCGTGCTGATCAGCCGCCGAG GGACACTTGGTCGATCAAGAGGAGGAGTGGGCAGAGGGAGCTCCATCTAA